The following are from one region of the Hyalangium gracile genome:
- the rph gene encoding ribonuclease PH, with protein sequence MRSFQRGALDLRPVTLTPGVNRHAEGSTQVEFGHTRVIVTCSVEERVPPHLMGKGTGWVTAEYGMLPRSTHTRSQREAAKGKQSGRTMEIQRLIGRSMRAAVDLATLGPRTLTIDCDVIQADGGTRTASITGAYVALVLALRNLQSRGVLSKTPTLTPLAAVSVGVVGGEVRVDLDYEEDSSADVDLNLVATGDGRIVEVQGTAEHKLFDRKLLDGMLDGGLAAIQQLTAAQAKVLG encoded by the coding sequence GTGCGGTCCTTCCAACGCGGTGCGCTGGACCTTCGCCCTGTCACCCTGACGCCTGGTGTGAACCGTCACGCCGAGGGCTCCACCCAGGTGGAGTTCGGCCACACCCGCGTCATCGTCACCTGCTCCGTGGAGGAGCGGGTGCCTCCGCACCTGATGGGGAAGGGCACGGGGTGGGTGACGGCCGAGTACGGGATGCTCCCGCGCTCCACGCACACCCGCTCGCAGCGCGAGGCGGCCAAGGGCAAGCAGAGCGGCCGTACCATGGAGATCCAGCGCCTCATTGGCCGCTCCATGCGCGCGGCGGTGGATCTGGCGACGCTGGGGCCGCGCACGCTCACGATCGACTGTGACGTCATCCAGGCGGACGGGGGCACGCGCACCGCCTCCATCACGGGCGCCTACGTGGCGCTGGTGCTGGCGCTGCGCAACCTGCAGAGCCGGGGCGTGCTGTCGAAGACTCCGACGCTCACGCCGCTGGCGGCGGTGTCCGTGGGCGTGGTGGGCGGCGAGGTGCGAGTGGACCTCGACTACGAGGAGGACTCGAGCGCGGACGTGGACCTCAACCTGGTGGCCACCGGCGACGGCCGCATCGTCGAGGTGCAAGGCACGGCCGAGCACAAGCTCTTCGACCGGAAGCTGCTGGACGGGATGCTCGACGGCGGACTGGCGGCCATCCAGCAGCTCACGGCGGCGCAGGCGAAGGTGCTGGGATGA
- a CDS encoding XTP/dITP diphosphatase: MKPRVLFATTNAGKVKELRGLVGGSVEVVSLKDLPPIPEPVEDGETFEANAEKKARAYAEASGLPALADDSGLCVDALGGRPGVHSARYAEGDDRARYLKLLGELEGVPEAQRTASFRCALCLAFPGGKALVEVGRCEGSILTGPRGAHGFGYDPVFFIPALGKTMAELTSEEKSGVSHRGEAFRKMKPALLALQATG, encoded by the coding sequence ATGAAGCCTCGCGTCCTCTTCGCCACCACCAACGCGGGCAAGGTGAAGGAGCTGCGGGGGCTGGTGGGGGGCTCGGTGGAGGTGGTGTCCCTGAAGGACCTGCCGCCCATCCCCGAGCCCGTGGAGGACGGGGAGACCTTCGAGGCCAACGCGGAGAAGAAGGCGCGGGCCTACGCGGAGGCCTCGGGGCTGCCAGCCCTGGCGGATGACTCGGGGCTGTGCGTGGACGCGCTGGGGGGCCGGCCGGGAGTTCACTCGGCGCGCTACGCGGAAGGGGACGACCGGGCGAGGTACCTGAAGCTGCTCGGTGAGCTGGAGGGCGTGCCAGAGGCCCAGCGCACGGCCTCCTTCCGGTGTGCCCTGTGCCTGGCCTTCCCAGGAGGCAAGGCGCTGGTCGAGGTCGGCCGCTGCGAGGGGAGCATCCTCACCGGGCCGCGTGGCGCGCACGGCTTCGGCTATGACCCCGTCTTCTTCATCCCCGCACTGGGCAAGACGATGGCGGAGCTGACCTCGGAGGAGAAGTCGGGCGTCTCCCACCGAGGGGAGGCATTCCGGAAGATGAAGCCGGCTTTGCTGGCTCTCCAGGCAACTGGGTGA
- a CDS encoding ketopantoate reductase family protein — protein sequence MNAKPRVLLVGAGAIGQVFGWYLQSGGAQLAYLVKPKYAEEARRGFTLYELGIFEQEPRPMEFSGFGVHVSTEEVAAERWEQVWLCVSSTALRAGNWVEELARATGEATWVMLQPGIEDRDWLLQRIPPERLVTGMVPFLSFHAPLTPREPVPRPGTAFWLPPMSRGLFSGPEDRLQAVIRALKAGGYPAHRLADVTRTSAIPTALLTSFVDGLEAAGWSFSRFLEPESVERVRQVAGEAVAIAAWRMQQRAPPMAPLLRPWLFDLIVSLGSWMAPFNLEDYLRVHFTKVADQSRAMMRTYLELGSKAGLPVAALQAASQRTAAAT from the coding sequence ATGAATGCAAAGCCACGGGTCCTCCTTGTCGGAGCGGGAGCCATCGGCCAGGTGTTCGGGTGGTACCTCCAGTCGGGCGGGGCCCAGCTCGCCTACCTGGTCAAACCGAAGTACGCCGAGGAGGCTCGGCGGGGCTTCACCCTCTACGAGCTCGGCATCTTCGAGCAGGAGCCCAGGCCGATGGAGTTCTCCGGCTTCGGGGTCCACGTCTCCACCGAGGAGGTCGCCGCCGAGCGCTGGGAGCAGGTGTGGCTCTGTGTCTCCTCGACGGCGCTGCGCGCTGGGAACTGGGTGGAGGAGCTTGCCCGAGCCACGGGCGAGGCCACCTGGGTCATGCTCCAGCCCGGCATCGAGGACCGTGACTGGCTGCTGCAGCGGATTCCTCCGGAGCGGCTCGTCACCGGGATGGTGCCCTTCCTCAGCTTCCATGCACCGCTGACTCCGCGGGAGCCTGTTCCGAGGCCCGGTACGGCCTTCTGGCTGCCCCCCATGTCTCGAGGCCTGTTCAGCGGCCCCGAGGATCGCCTCCAGGCCGTCATCCGGGCGTTGAAGGCGGGGGGCTATCCCGCCCACCGCCTTGCGGACGTGACACGCACCTCGGCCATCCCCACCGCGCTGCTGACATCCTTCGTGGACGGGCTGGAAGCCGCGGGCTGGAGCTTCTCGCGCTTCCTGGAGCCCGAGTCCGTGGAGCGGGTCCGCCAGGTGGCAGGGGAGGCCGTGGCGATCGCCGCGTGGCGGATGCAGCAGCGCGCCCCGCCCATGGCTCCGCTCCTGCGCCCCTGGCTGTTCGACCTGATCGTGTCGCTCGGATCCTGGATGGCGCCCTTCAACCTGGAGGACTATCTCCGCGTCCACTTCACCAAGGTCGCGGATCAGTCCCGGGCGATGATGCGAACGTACCTCGAGCTGGGAAGCAAGGCCGGGCTGCCGGTCGCGGCCCTCCAGGCCGCCTCCCAGCGAACCGCCGCCGCTACGTGA
- the bet gene encoding phage recombination protein Bet, with product MTEAQNKVDTAAAQSPWSRERVELIRRTICPKGIGEDEFTLFIEQCKRSGLDPLLKEAFCVGRRQNTGSRERPNWTTRYEFQPSEAGMLARAERFPDFKGIQASAVYAEDEIIVDQGKGEVVHRFNPAKRKGALVGAWARVVREGKLPVVVWLDFSGYVQQTPLWAKIPTTMIEKCARVAALRKAYPEAFGGLYVREEMPADEYETPVAHEEPTPATGTGTYEVLGAKPGPVKASFPPLPGVAKEEKSGNGSAQQLAMDVKDVKDVKETKAEEQAAPPAAPAVELPRPKNSGTVVAFGPYKGKTTSELSDDELSETIDMAHEKLMEQPKAKWAKAMRENLAALEAETELRCRVPSSSKKEATVEA from the coding sequence GTGACGGAAGCACAGAACAAGGTGGACACCGCGGCGGCCCAGTCGCCCTGGAGCCGCGAGCGCGTGGAGCTCATCCGACGGACCATCTGCCCCAAGGGCATTGGAGAGGACGAGTTCACGCTCTTCATCGAGCAGTGCAAGCGCTCCGGGCTGGACCCGCTGCTGAAGGAGGCGTTCTGCGTGGGCCGCAGGCAGAACACCGGCAGCCGGGAACGGCCCAACTGGACGACTCGGTACGAGTTCCAGCCCTCGGAGGCGGGGATGCTGGCGCGAGCCGAGCGCTTCCCGGACTTCAAGGGCATCCAGGCCAGCGCGGTGTACGCGGAGGACGAGATCATCGTCGACCAGGGCAAGGGAGAGGTGGTGCACCGCTTCAACCCGGCCAAGCGCAAGGGCGCGCTGGTGGGCGCCTGGGCGCGCGTGGTGCGTGAAGGAAAGCTGCCCGTGGTGGTGTGGCTGGACTTCTCGGGCTACGTCCAGCAGACGCCGCTGTGGGCGAAGATCCCCACGACGATGATCGAGAAGTGCGCGCGCGTGGCGGCGTTGCGCAAGGCGTACCCGGAGGCCTTCGGCGGCCTGTACGTGCGCGAGGAGATGCCGGCGGACGAGTACGAGACGCCGGTGGCCCACGAGGAGCCGACGCCCGCCACGGGCACCGGCACCTACGAGGTGCTGGGAGCGAAGCCGGGTCCGGTCAAGGCGTCCTTCCCTCCCCTGCCCGGCGTGGCGAAGGAGGAGAAGTCCGGCAACGGGTCGGCGCAGCAGCTCGCCATGGACGTGAAGGACGTGAAGGACGTGAAGGAGACGAAGGCGGAGGAGCAGGCCGCGCCGCCGGCCGCGCCGGCTGTCGAGCTGCCGCGTCCCAAGAACTCCGGGACGGTGGTGGCCTTCGGCCCCTACAAGGGGAAGACGACCTCCGAGCTCAGCGACGACGAGCTGAGCGAGACCATCGACATGGCGCACGAGAAGCTGATGGAGCAGCCCAAGGCGAAGTGGGCCAAGGCGATGCGAGAGAACCTCGCGGCGCTCGAGGCCGAGACGGAGCTGCGCTGCCGGGTGCCCTCTTCCTCCAAGAAGGAGGCGACCGTCGAGGCCTGA
- the tig gene encoding trigger factor — translation MKVQVEELSPIEKKLSIEVDSARVAEELTRAYTAIGRQVRLPGFRQGKVPRRILEQKFREQVEDDVIQRVVQSAYVEAITQHKMEPVSQPQVTNSGLKPGTPFTFEARVEVKPKVEAKDYKEVPLKKTETAVDDAQVTEQLEKLRQSYSRVEPVTDRDVARAGDLATVDYEATIDGQPFEGGKEEGFNAEIGAGELVEGKIAALEGVKVGDTKELDYAYPPDFHLEQAKGKTAHFKLTLKGLKQRIVPELNDELAKEVGTQGVDDLRAKVRSNLEATQKSKAQADDREALIKTLIERNPFEVPKAMVERAIDSMLEGALRQMQRSGLDVRNLGLDFMRLRDEMRERAVQEVKGTLLFEAIAEKEGIQATDADIEKKIEELATESGQPVANIRKYFTRPDDRMGLSLRLREEKTIEFLKAQAKYS, via the coding sequence ATGAAGGTCCAGGTCGAGGAGCTGTCTCCCATCGAGAAGAAGCTCTCCATCGAGGTCGACAGCGCGCGCGTGGCGGAGGAGCTGACGCGCGCCTACACGGCGATCGGCCGGCAGGTGCGGCTGCCCGGCTTCCGCCAGGGCAAGGTGCCCCGCCGCATCCTCGAGCAGAAGTTCCGCGAGCAGGTGGAGGACGACGTCATCCAGCGCGTGGTGCAGTCCGCCTACGTGGAGGCCATCACCCAGCACAAGATGGAGCCGGTCAGCCAGCCGCAGGTCACCAACTCCGGCCTCAAGCCCGGCACCCCCTTCACCTTCGAGGCCCGCGTCGAGGTCAAGCCGAAGGTGGAGGCCAAGGACTACAAGGAAGTGCCGCTCAAGAAGACCGAGACGGCGGTGGACGACGCCCAGGTCACCGAGCAGCTGGAGAAGCTGCGCCAGTCCTACAGCCGCGTGGAGCCGGTGACGGACCGGGACGTGGCGCGCGCGGGCGACCTCGCCACCGTGGACTACGAGGCCACCATCGACGGCCAGCCCTTCGAGGGCGGCAAGGAGGAGGGCTTCAACGCGGAGATCGGCGCGGGCGAGCTGGTGGAGGGCAAGATCGCCGCCCTGGAGGGCGTGAAGGTCGGTGACACCAAGGAGCTCGACTACGCCTACCCGCCCGACTTCCATCTGGAGCAGGCGAAGGGCAAGACGGCCCACTTCAAGCTCACCCTCAAGGGCCTGAAGCAGCGCATCGTCCCCGAGCTCAACGACGAGCTGGCCAAGGAGGTGGGCACCCAGGGCGTGGACGACCTGCGCGCCAAGGTGCGCTCCAACCTGGAGGCCACCCAGAAGTCCAAGGCCCAGGCGGACGACCGCGAGGCCCTCATCAAGACGCTCATCGAGCGCAACCCCTTCGAGGTGCCCAAGGCCATGGTGGAGCGCGCCATCGACTCCATGCTGGAGGGCGCGCTGCGTCAGATGCAGCGCTCCGGGCTGGACGTGCGCAACCTGGGCCTGGACTTCATGCGCCTGCGCGACGAGATGCGCGAGCGCGCCGTGCAGGAGGTGAAGGGCACGCTCCTGTTCGAGGCCATCGCCGAGAAGGAAGGCATCCAGGCGACCGACGCGGACATCGAGAAGAAGATCGAGGAGCTGGCGACCGAGTCCGGTCAGCCGGTGGCCAACATCCGCAAGTACTTCACCCGCCCGGATGACCGCATGGGGTTGAGCCTCCGACTGCGGGAAGAAAAGACCATTGAATTCCTGAAGGCTCAGGCGAAGTATTCTTAG